From a single Arachis hypogaea cultivar Tifrunner chromosome 3, arahy.Tifrunner.gnm2.J5K5, whole genome shotgun sequence genomic region:
- the LOC112789029 gene encoding uncharacterized protein: protein MSTRSGRGAIKSYRRRKTGLEIDLNQEPGGENRELEGPSTQVEPQQVQASQQQQAVQMPQPAQPATIDVEAIVDDDVVESSPRAFAEAKNNARNNARRNRERTIVDVDLEDQNRITNYCRNKRRRESSSRTVINCDLYINLESSSSSMREPVQKAPEPPKEPVFNCPICMGPLVEEMSTRCGHIFCKSCIKAAISAQSKCPTCRKRVTVKELIRVFLPSTS, encoded by the exons ATGAGCACTCGGTCAGGCAGGGGGGCTATAAAAAGTTACAGACGGAGGAAGACAGGTTTGGAAATTGACCTTAATCAGGAGCCTGGTGGTGAGAATCGTGAGCTGGAAGGACCTTCAACTCAGGTGGAACCCCAACAAGTTCAAGCTTCCCAGCAACAGCAGGCTGTACAGATGCCACAGCCAGCACAGCCTGCAACAATTGATGTGGAGgccattgttgatgatgatgttgttgaatcTAGCCCAAGGGCTTTTGCTGAG GCTAAAAACAATGCCAGAAACAATGCGAGAAGAAATCGTGAGAGGACTATAGTTGATGTGGATTTAG AAGATCAGAATAGGATAACCAACTATTGCCGCAACAAACGCAGAAGAGAGTCCTCAAGTCGAACAGTTATTAATTGTGATCTTTACATTAACTTGGAAAGCAGTAGCAGTTCTATG AGGGAACCTGTTCAAAAGGCCCCTGAACCTCCAAAGGAGCCGGTCTTCAACTGTCCAATATGCATGGGTCCCCTGGTTGAAGAGATGTCAACAAGGTGTGGTCATATATTCTGTAAGAGTTGCATCAAAGCTGCAATAAGTGCTCAGAGTAAATGCCCTACATGTAGAAAAAGGGTTACTGTGAAGGAGCTTATAAGGGTTTTTCTGCCATCGACTAGCTGA